One Sulfolobus sp. S-194 DNA segment encodes these proteins:
- a CDS encoding Sjogren's syndrome/scleroderma autoantigen 1 family protein: MSKEDVGVKKAAELLRQGATMLDIACPKCHMPLFKLKNGDIVCPNHGKVIVVKDEEEEKKITLSISLDMLEEILFKSMNNVVEKIKTDPMDSDALLQIIRYLDAIERIRKIKSISPENK; this comes from the coding sequence ATGAGTAAGGAAGATGTTGGCGTAAAAAAAGCGGCAGAATTACTAAGACAAGGAGCTACAATGTTAGATATTGCTTGTCCTAAGTGCCATATGCCTCTTTTTAAGTTAAAAAATGGAGATATAGTATGTCCTAATCACGGAAAAGTTATTGTTGTGAAAGATGAAGAAGAGGAGAAAAAGATTACTCTTTCTATTTCGTTAGATATGTTAGAAGAGATATTATTTAAAAGTATGAATAATGTTGTTGAAAAAATAAAGACTGATCCTATGGATAGTGATGCTTTGTTACAAATAATAAGGTATTTAGATGCTATTGAAAGAATAAGAAAGATTAAGAGCATTTCACCAGAGAACAAATGA
- the tmk gene encoding dTMP kinase: MPRIISFEGIDGAGKTTLAKNIYEVLRKKGYNVILTQEPFTREITELIKKAGWNDPVLLTLLFSADRALHIKWIMEQKPEIVLMDRYFHSTIAYQSVLGLDEKWIEEVNSKFPNPDIVFLLDIDVNEAIKRIRKDDQFNFEEKIATLEAVRKKYLELARKYNFIVLNAKSKIEELTEKTVQIICSLVKCS; this comes from the coding sequence AACATTAGCTAAAAATATATATGAAGTTCTAAGGAAAAAGGGATATAATGTTATTTTAACACAAGAACCCTTTACAAGAGAAATCACTGAGCTAATAAAGAAAGCTGGTTGGAATGATCCAGTATTATTAACCCTACTATTCTCTGCGGATAGAGCGTTACATATAAAATGGATAATGGAACAAAAGCCTGAAATAGTTTTAATGGATAGATATTTTCATTCTACAATTGCGTACCAAAGTGTACTTGGTTTAGACGAGAAATGGATAGAAGAAGTAAATTCCAAATTCCCTAACCCTGATATAGTCTTTTTACTCGATATAGATGTTAACGAAGCAATAAAAAGGATTAGAAAAGATGATCAGTTTAATTTTGAGGAGAAAATTGCTACATTGGAAGCCGTTAGGAAAAAGTATCTTGAACTGGCTAGAAAATATAATTTTATAGTACTTAATGCGAAGTCTAAAATAGAAGAATTAACAGAAAAGACAGTGCAAATCATTTGTTCTCTGGTGAAATGCTCTTAA